In Streptomyces hawaiiensis, one genomic interval encodes:
- a CDS encoding succinate dehydrogenase encodes MALATRTDRRPSFARTVWDSTVGKKTVMAVSGLIMLLYLVAHMIGNLKIFFGAGEFDRYAHWLRTVGEPFMHYEWTLWLIRVVLVVAVVAHATSAYQLSRRDIRARPSKYAHKKPRASYATRTMRWGGIILGLFIVWHVLDLTTGTVHPGFQPGHPYQNVLDTFSTWYGNAIYIVAMLALGLHVRHGFWSAAQTLGVGSRTRDRALKTVADVLALLLTAGFIAVPVGVMTGVVS; translated from the coding sequence ATGGCTCTGGCAACGCGGACGGACCGACGGCCGTCCTTCGCACGCACCGTGTGGGACTCCACCGTCGGCAAGAAGACCGTGATGGCGGTCAGCGGTCTGATCATGCTGCTGTACCTGGTCGCCCACATGATCGGAAACCTGAAGATCTTCTTCGGGGCGGGCGAGTTCGACCGCTACGCGCACTGGCTGCGCACCGTCGGCGAGCCGTTCATGCACTACGAGTGGACGCTCTGGCTCATCCGGGTCGTGCTGGTCGTCGCCGTCGTCGCGCACGCCACCTCGGCGTACCAGCTCAGCCGCCGCGACATCAGGGCCCGGCCGAGCAAGTACGCGCACAAGAAGCCGCGGGCCAGTTACGCGACCCGCACCATGCGCTGGGGCGGGATCATCCTCGGGCTGTTCATCGTCTGGCACGTCCTGGACCTGACGACCGGCACCGTGCACCCCGGCTTCCAGCCCGGCCACCCGTACCAGAACGTCCTGGACACCTTCTCCACCTGGTACGGCAACGCCATATACATCGTCGCGATGCTCGCGCTCGGCCTGCACGTCCGGCACGGCTTCTGGAGCGCCGCCCAGACCCTCGGCGTCGGCAGCCGCACCCGCGACCGCGCCCTGAAGACCGTCGCCGACGTCCTCGCACTGCTGCTCACGGCCGGTTTCATCGCCGTACCCGTGGGCGTCATGACCGGAGTGGTGAGCTGA
- a CDS encoding fumarate reductase/succinate dehydrogenase flavoprotein subunit — MTSYADYATGEPVADTKAPTGPVNERWDKRRFEAKLVNPANRRKHTVIVVGTGLAGGSAGATLAEQGYHVVQFCYQDSPRRAHSIAAQGGINAAKNYRNDGDSVHRLFYDTVKGGDFRARESNVHRLAQISVEIIDQCVAQGVPFAREYGGLLDTRSFGGVQVSRTFYARGQTGQQLLLGAYQALSRQIAAGNIEMHPRTEMLDLIVVDGRARGIVARDLVTGRIDTYFADAVVLASGGYGNVFYLSTNAMNSNATAIWRAHRRGAHFANPCFTQIHPTCIPRTGDHQSKLTLMSESLRNDGRIWVPRAKGDQRPPNDIPEDERDYYLERIYPSFGNLVPRDIASRAAKNVCDEGRGVGPGGQGVYLDFADAIARMGRGAVEAKYGNLFDMYQRITDEDPYQVPMRIYPAVHYTMGGLWVDYDLQTTIPGLFAIGEANFSDHGANRLGASALMQGLADGYFVLPSTINDYLARNPHDDAVTDGHPVVQEVLADTQDRLNLLLSVDGDRTPDSFHREVGELMWEFCGMARTDSGLRKALERIPQIREEFWRRVKVPGTGEEFNQSLEKANRVVDYLELAELMCLDALHREESCGGHFREESQTPDGEAARRDEEFGYAAAWEFTGTGEAPVLHKEDLVFEYVHPTQRSYA; from the coding sequence ATGACTTCCTACGCCGACTACGCGACCGGTGAGCCGGTCGCCGACACCAAGGCCCCCACCGGGCCGGTCAACGAGCGCTGGGACAAGCGCCGCTTCGAGGCCAAACTGGTCAACCCCGCCAACCGGCGCAAGCACACCGTGATCGTCGTCGGCACCGGCCTCGCCGGCGGCTCCGCCGGGGCCACCCTCGCCGAACAGGGCTACCACGTCGTCCAGTTCTGCTACCAGGACTCCCCGCGCCGCGCCCACTCCATCGCCGCGCAAGGAGGCATCAACGCCGCGAAGAACTACCGCAACGACGGCGACTCCGTCCACCGCCTGTTCTACGACACCGTCAAGGGTGGCGACTTCCGGGCCCGCGAGTCCAACGTCCACCGGCTCGCGCAGATCTCCGTCGAGATCATCGACCAGTGCGTGGCCCAGGGCGTGCCCTTCGCCCGGGAGTACGGCGGGCTGCTCGACACCCGGTCGTTCGGCGGCGTGCAGGTCTCGCGCACGTTCTACGCCCGCGGCCAGACCGGCCAGCAGCTCCTCCTCGGCGCCTACCAGGCCCTCAGCCGGCAGATCGCGGCCGGGAACATCGAGATGCACCCGCGCACCGAGATGCTCGACCTGATCGTCGTCGACGGGCGGGCGCGCGGCATCGTGGCGCGGGACCTCGTCACCGGGCGCATCGACACGTACTTCGCGGACGCCGTCGTGCTCGCCTCCGGCGGCTACGGCAACGTCTTCTACCTGTCGACGAACGCCATGAACTCCAACGCCACCGCCATCTGGCGGGCCCACCGGCGCGGAGCGCACTTCGCCAATCCCTGCTTCACCCAGATCCACCCCACCTGCATCCCGCGCACCGGCGACCACCAGTCCAAGCTGACGCTGATGAGCGAGTCGCTGCGCAACGACGGGCGCATCTGGGTGCCCAGGGCGAAGGGCGACCAGCGGCCCCCGAACGACATCCCCGAGGACGAGCGCGACTACTACCTGGAGCGCATCTACCCGTCCTTCGGCAATCTCGTGCCTCGTGACATCGCCTCCCGTGCCGCGAAGAACGTCTGCGACGAGGGCAGGGGAGTGGGGCCGGGCGGGCAGGGCGTCTACCTCGACTTCGCCGACGCCATCGCGCGCATGGGCCGGGGCGCCGTCGAGGCCAAGTACGGCAACCTCTTCGACATGTACCAGCGGATCACCGACGAGGATCCGTACCAGGTGCCGATGCGGATCTACCCCGCCGTGCACTACACGATGGGCGGACTGTGGGTCGACTACGACCTCCAGACCACCATCCCCGGGCTGTTCGCGATCGGCGAGGCCAACTTCTCCGACCACGGCGCCAACCGCCTCGGCGCCTCCGCGCTGATGCAGGGACTCGCGGACGGCTACTTCGTCCTCCCCTCGACCATCAACGACTACCTGGCCCGCAACCCCCACGACGACGCGGTGACCGACGGACACCCCGTCGTCCAGGAGGTGCTGGCCGACACCCAGGACCGGCTCAACCTGCTGCTGTCCGTCGACGGCGACCGCACCCCCGACTCCTTCCACCGAGAGGTCGGCGAACTCATGTGGGAGTTCTGCGGCATGGCCCGCACCGACTCGGGGCTGCGTAAGGCGCTGGAGCGCATCCCGCAGATCCGCGAGGAGTTCTGGCGGCGCGTGAAGGTGCCCGGCACCGGCGAGGAGTTCAACCAGTCGCTGGAGAAGGCCAACCGCGTCGTCGACTACCTGGAGCTCGCCGAGCTGATGTGCCTCGACGCGCTGCACCGCGAGGAGTCCTGCGGCGGCCACTTCCGTGAGGAGTCCCAGACGCCCGACGGCGAGGCCGCCCGCAGGGACGAGGAGTTCGGGTACGCGGCCGCCTGGGAGTTCACCGGCACCGGCGAGGCTCCCGTCCTGCACAAGGAAGACCTCGTCTTCGAGTACGTCCACCCCACCCAGCGGAGCTACGCATGA
- a CDS encoding succinate dehydrogenase/fumarate reductase iron-sulfur subunit, which produces MKLTLRVWRQKNTDADGTMSTYEVDGISPDMSFLEMLDTLNEELIVKGEDPVAFDHDCREGICGACSLVINGDAHGPERTTTCQLHMRSFKDGDTIDVEPWRASAFPVIKDLVVDRSAFDRIIQAGGYITAPTGAAPEAHATPVPKPDADFAFEHAECIGCGACVAACPNGAAMLFTSAKINHLNVLPQGAPERETRVLDMVEQMDEEGFGGCTLAGECATACPKGIPLMSITSMNKEWLRAARKVKR; this is translated from the coding sequence ATGAAGCTCACCCTGCGCGTCTGGCGGCAGAAGAACACCGACGCCGACGGCACGATGTCCACGTACGAGGTGGACGGGATCTCGCCCGACATGTCCTTCCTGGAGATGCTCGACACGCTCAACGAGGAGCTCATCGTCAAGGGCGAGGACCCCGTCGCCTTCGACCACGACTGTCGTGAGGGTATCTGCGGCGCGTGTTCGCTCGTCATCAACGGCGACGCGCACGGGCCCGAGCGGACGACGACCTGTCAGCTGCACATGCGGTCGTTCAAGGACGGCGACACGATCGACGTGGAGCCGTGGCGTGCGTCGGCGTTCCCGGTGATCAAGGACCTCGTGGTGGACCGGTCGGCCTTCGACCGGATCATCCAGGCCGGCGGGTACATCACCGCGCCCACGGGGGCGGCTCCCGAGGCGCACGCCACGCCGGTGCCCAAGCCGGACGCCGACTTCGCCTTCGAGCACGCCGAGTGCATCGGATGCGGGGCGTGTGTGGCGGCCTGTCCCAACGGGGCGGCCATGCTGTTCACGTCGGCGAAGATCAACCATCTGAACGTGCTGCCGCAGGGGGCGCCCGAGCGGGAGACGCGGGTGCTGGACATGGTGGAGCAGATGGACGAGGAGGGGTTCGGCGGGTGCACGCTCGCCGGGGAATGCGCCACCGCCTGCCCGAAGGGCATTCCGCTGATGTCCATCACGAGCATGAACAAGGAGTGGTTGCGGGCCGCGCGGAAGGTGAAGCGGTAG
- a CDS encoding GNAT family N-acetyltransferase, with translation MTGVLTVDRPAQPTAPTRYTVALARTEEDVRAAQRLRHDVFAGELGALLSGPQPGLDVDPFDAHCDHLLVREETTGQVVGTYRLLPPERAAVAGRLYSEGEFDLTALDGIRPQLVEVGRSCVHPDHRDGAVIGLIWAGIARYMVDRGHEWLAGCCSVPLTDGGALASATWERVSDRHLAPEEFRVRPLLPWTPGRAPAARVELPALLRGYLRLGAWVCGEPAHDPDFGVADLYVLLPMSRVNARYLRHFLSLVPA, from the coding sequence ATGACCGGCGTACTGACCGTCGACCGCCCCGCGCAGCCCACGGCCCCCACCCGCTACACCGTCGCCCTGGCCCGGACCGAGGAGGACGTGCGTGCCGCCCAGCGGCTGCGGCACGACGTCTTCGCCGGGGAGCTGGGGGCCCTGCTTTCCGGTCCGCAGCCGGGCCTCGACGTCGACCCGTTCGACGCGCACTGCGACCACCTGCTCGTCCGGGAGGAGACGACCGGCCAGGTCGTCGGCACCTACCGGCTGCTGCCGCCGGAGCGCGCGGCGGTCGCCGGGCGGCTGTACTCCGAGGGCGAGTTCGATCTGACCGCGCTCGACGGGATCCGGCCGCAGCTCGTCGAGGTGGGCCGCTCCTGCGTGCACCCCGACCACCGCGACGGGGCGGTCATCGGCCTCATCTGGGCCGGCATCGCCCGCTACATGGTCGACCGCGGCCACGAGTGGCTCGCCGGCTGCTGCTCCGTCCCGCTCACCGACGGCGGCGCCCTCGCGTCCGCCACCTGGGAGCGGGTGAGCGACAGGCACCTCGCGCCGGAGGAGTTCCGGGTGCGGCCGCTGCTGCCGTGGACGCCGGGCCGCGCGCCCGCCGCCCGCGTCGAACTCCCCGCCCTGCTGCGCGGCTACCTGCGCCTGGGCGCCTGGGTGTGCGGCGAACCGGCCCACGACCCGGACTTCGGCGTCGCCGACCTGTACGTGCTGCTGCCGATGAGCCGCGTCAACGCCCGGTACCTGCGCCACTTCCTCTCCCTCGTACCGGCCTGA
- a CDS encoding lysophospholipid acyltransferase family protein, protein MSAWLPTAPCTPQACVEGSAAVRARAVPRAVLRLTALLLLLLAGIALTPFGARIPASLVRRWCRWIVRAAGVRVRITGAAAPTGGLLLVANHISWLDIPLLAAVRPARMLAKTEVRSWPVAGALAARGGTLFIDRDRLRALPDTVARIAGALREGAAVAAFPEGSTWCGRAQGSFRRAVFQAALDAGVPVQPVRIGYRLSGGTATTAPAYVGEDTLLASLWRVATARGLIAEVEVRAPVPPGSSPDRRALARAAQPPETTAPSWTHTALVA, encoded by the coding sequence ATGAGTGCCTGGCTGCCCACCGCGCCCTGCACGCCGCAGGCCTGTGTCGAAGGGTCCGCGGCCGTGCGGGCGCGGGCCGTGCCCCGGGCCGTGCTGCGGCTCACCGCGCTCCTGCTGCTCCTCCTCGCGGGGATCGCGCTGACGCCCTTCGGCGCCCGGATACCGGCGTCGCTGGTCCGGCGGTGGTGCCGGTGGATCGTGCGGGCGGCAGGGGTCCGGGTCCGTATCACCGGCGCCGCCGCCCCCACCGGCGGACTGCTGCTGGTCGCCAACCACATCTCCTGGCTGGACATCCCGCTGCTCGCCGCCGTACGCCCCGCCAGGATGCTGGCCAAGACCGAGGTACGGAGCTGGCCCGTCGCCGGGGCGCTGGCCGCGCGCGGCGGAACGCTGTTCATCGACCGGGACCGGTTGCGGGCCCTCCCGGACACGGTCGCCCGGATCGCCGGAGCCCTGCGCGAGGGCGCCGCGGTCGCGGCCTTCCCCGAGGGCAGCACCTGGTGCGGCCGGGCCCAGGGCTCCTTCCGCCGGGCCGTCTTCCAGGCCGCCCTGGACGCAGGGGTGCCGGTCCAGCCGGTGCGCATCGGCTACCGGCTCAGCGGCGGCACGGCCACCACGGCCCCCGCGTACGTGGGTGAGGACACGCTGCTGGCCTCCCTGTGGCGGGTGGCGACGGCCCGCGGCCTGATCGCGGAGGTCGAGGTACGGGCCCCCGTCCCACCGGGCAGCAGCCCCGACCGCCGGGCTCTCGCCCGCGCCGCCCAGCCACCGGAGACGACGGCACCGTCGTGGACGCACACGGCGCTCGTGGCGTAG
- a CDS encoding ATP-binding cassette domain-containing protein has product MHDRDPHDPFVRVRGAREHNLQGIDVDIPRDVLAVFTGVSGSGKSSLAFGTIYAEAQRRYFESVAPYARRLIHQVGAPKVGEITGLPPAVSLQQRRAAPTSRSSVGTVTNLSNSLRMLFSRAGTYPPGAERLDSDAFSPNTAVGACPECHGLGQVHRTSEELLVPDPSLSIRDGAIAAWPGAWQGKNLRDILDALGHEVDRPWRELPADRREWILFTDEQPVVTVHPVRDADRIQRPYQGTYMSAHRYVMKTFSDSKSPALRAKAERFLTSAPCPACGGSRLRPEALAVTFGGRTIAELAALPLVELATGLDATSEAARVLTDDLRSRIAPVVELGLGYLSLNRPTPTLSAGELQRLRLATQLRSGLFGVVYVLDEPSAGLHPADTEALLTVLERLKASGNSVFVVEHHLDVVRGADWLVEVGPDAGEHGGRVLHSGPVAGLAGVEESATARYLFDRSPVPARDVREATGWLETGPVSRHNLRGVTAKFPLGVFTAVTGVSGSGKSTLIGEITEDSAGVGRLVSVDQKPIGRTPRSNLATYTGLFDVVRKVFAATDGARARGFGVGRFSFNVAGGRCETCQGEGFVSVELLFLPSTYAPCPDCGGARYNPRTLEVAYRGRNIAQVLDLTVESAAEFFADTPAVARSLGTLLDVGLGYLRLGQPATELSGGEAQRIKLASELQRGRRGHTLYLLDEPTTGLHPADVDVLMRQLHGLVDAGHTVIVVEHDMSVVARADWVIDLGPGGGDEGGRIVASGPPADVARSTESRTAPFLARTRSGGG; this is encoded by the coding sequence ATGCACGACCGCGACCCCCATGACCCGTTCGTCCGTGTCCGCGGCGCCCGCGAGCACAACCTCCAGGGCATCGACGTCGACATCCCGCGGGACGTGCTGGCCGTGTTCACCGGCGTGTCCGGCTCGGGGAAGTCGTCGCTGGCGTTCGGCACGATCTACGCGGAGGCGCAGCGGCGCTACTTCGAGTCGGTCGCGCCGTACGCACGCCGGCTGATCCACCAGGTCGGCGCCCCGAAGGTCGGGGAGATCACCGGTCTGCCCCCGGCCGTCTCGCTCCAGCAGCGCCGCGCGGCGCCCACCTCTCGCTCCTCCGTCGGCACCGTCACCAACCTCTCCAACTCCCTGCGGATGCTGTTCTCCCGCGCCGGCACCTACCCGCCCGGCGCCGAGCGGCTCGACTCCGACGCCTTCTCGCCCAACACGGCCGTGGGGGCCTGCCCGGAGTGCCACGGGCTCGGGCAGGTGCACCGTACGAGCGAGGAGCTGCTGGTCCCCGACCCGTCGCTGTCGATCCGCGACGGGGCGATCGCCGCGTGGCCGGGCGCCTGGCAGGGCAAGAACCTGCGGGACATCCTCGACGCGCTCGGCCACGAGGTGGACCGGCCGTGGCGGGAGCTGCCAGCGGACCGGCGGGAGTGGATCCTGTTCACCGACGAGCAGCCGGTGGTCACCGTGCACCCCGTGCGGGACGCCGACCGGATCCAACGGCCGTACCAGGGCACCTACATGAGCGCCCACCGGTACGTGATGAAGACGTTCTCGGACTCCAAGAGCCCGGCCCTGCGGGCGAAGGCCGAGCGGTTCCTCACCAGCGCCCCCTGCCCGGCGTGCGGCGGCAGCCGGCTGCGCCCCGAGGCCCTGGCCGTGACGTTCGGCGGCCGGACCATCGCCGAACTGGCCGCACTGCCGCTGGTTGAGCTGGCCACCGGTCTCGACGCGACCTCGGAGGCCGCCAGGGTCCTCACCGACGACCTGCGGTCCCGTATCGCGCCGGTCGTCGAGCTGGGTCTCGGCTACCTCAGTCTCAACCGGCCCACACCCACGCTCTCCGCGGGCGAACTGCAGCGCCTGCGTCTGGCCACCCAGCTACGCTCGGGCCTGTTCGGGGTCGTCTACGTCCTCGACGAGCCGTCGGCCGGCCTGCATCCAGCGGACACCGAGGCACTGCTCACGGTGCTGGAGCGGCTGAAGGCGTCCGGGAACTCGGTGTTCGTGGTGGAGCACCACCTCGACGTGGTGCGGGGGGCCGACTGGCTGGTCGAGGTGGGCCCGGACGCCGGTGAACACGGCGGGCGGGTGCTGCACAGCGGTCCGGTGGCCGGGCTGGCCGGTGTCGAGGAGTCGGCGACGGCCCGTTACCTGTTCGACCGCTCCCCCGTCCCGGCCCGGGACGTGCGCGAGGCGACCGGGTGGCTCGAGACCGGCCCGGTCTCGCGGCACAACCTGCGCGGCGTGACAGCAAAGTTCCCGCTCGGCGTGTTCACCGCGGTGACCGGGGTGTCCGGCTCCGGCAAGTCCACGCTCATCGGTGAGATCACGGAGGACTCGGCGGGGGTCGGCCGGCTGGTCTCGGTCGACCAGAAGCCGATCGGCCGCACCCCGCGCTCGAACCTCGCCACCTACACGGGCCTCTTCGACGTCGTACGCAAGGTCTTCGCGGCCACCGACGGGGCCCGCGCACGCGGTTTCGGCGTCGGGCGGTTCTCCTTCAACGTGGCGGGAGGGCGCTGCGAGACCTGCCAGGGTGAGGGGTTCGTCAGCGTGGAGCTGCTGTTCCTGCCGAGCACGTACGCGCCCTGCCCGGACTGCGGCGGGGCCCGCTACAACCCTCGGACGCTGGAGGTGGCATACCGCGGGCGGAACATCGCGCAGGTGCTGGATCTGACAGTGGAGAGCGCGGCGGAGTTCTTCGCGGACACCCCGGCCGTGGCCCGCAGCCTCGGCACCCTGCTCGACGTCGGCCTGGGCTACCTCCGCCTCGGCCAGCCCGCCACCGAGCTCTCCGGCGGCGAGGCCCAGCGGATCAAGCTGGCGAGCGAACTGCAACGCGGCCGGCGCGGCCACACGCTCTACCTCCTCGACGAGCCCACGACCGGCCTCCACCCGGCGGACGTGGACGTCCTGATGCGCCAGTTGCACGGGCTCGTCGACGCCGGGCACACCGTCATCGTCGTCGAGCACGACATGTCCGTCGTCGCACGCGCGGACTGGGTCATCGACCTCGGCCCGGGCGGCGGCGACGAGGGCGGCCGGATCGTGGCGTCGGGGCCGCCCGCGGACGTCGCCCGCTCGACGGAGAGCCGGACGGCACCGTTTCTGGCGCGTACGCGGTCCGGGGGCGGCTGA
- a CDS encoding LLM class flavin-dependent oxidoreductase: MEPVRLSVLDRSRTREGHTHSEALRDTVRLARELERLGYHRLWVSEHHGVPGVAGSAPTVLAAAVAGATRTIRVGTGGVMLPNHRPLVVAEQFGVLESLFPGRIDMGLGRSVGFTDGVRRALGRDKGDAEDFEAQLGELLGWFRGTSPTGVHARPAEGLSVPPFVLAMGEGAGIAARAGLPMVIGDLRNRDKMRRGIDHYRDRFRPSPWAAEPYVVISGTIAVADTPDEARRLLIPEAWSMAYSRTHGTFPPLPPAERVEALTMTGKERGFYESGLTGHIAGTEEQVAHELETVLKETGAQEILVTTSTYDREALLDSYRRLAAITSG, translated from the coding sequence ATGGAACCCGTGCGTCTGTCCGTCCTCGACCGCTCCCGCACCCGCGAGGGGCACACCCACTCCGAGGCGCTGCGCGACACCGTGCGGCTGGCGCGGGAGCTGGAGCGGCTCGGCTACCACCGGCTCTGGGTCTCGGAGCACCACGGCGTGCCCGGGGTCGCCGGTTCCGCGCCGACCGTGCTGGCCGCGGCTGTCGCGGGCGCGACCCGGACGATCCGGGTCGGCACCGGCGGGGTGATGCTGCCCAACCACAGGCCGCTGGTCGTGGCCGAGCAGTTCGGGGTGCTGGAGTCGCTGTTCCCCGGGCGGATCGACATGGGCCTCGGCCGGTCCGTCGGCTTCACGGACGGGGTGCGCAGGGCCCTGGGCCGCGACAAGGGCGACGCCGAGGACTTCGAGGCCCAGCTCGGCGAACTGCTCGGCTGGTTCCGGGGCACCTCCCCCACCGGGGTCCACGCCCGCCCCGCCGAGGGCCTGAGCGTGCCGCCGTTCGTCCTGGCCATGGGCGAGGGCGCCGGCATCGCCGCCCGCGCGGGGCTGCCCATGGTCATCGGCGACCTCAGGAACCGGGACAAGATGCGGCGCGGCATCGACCACTACCGCGACCGTTTCCGCCCCTCCCCCTGGGCCGCGGAGCCCTACGTCGTCATCTCGGGCACGATCGCCGTGGCCGACACCCCCGACGAGGCCCGGCGGCTGCTGATCCCCGAGGCCTGGTCCATGGCGTACTCCCGCACCCACGGCACCTTCCCGCCCCTGCCGCCCGCCGAGCGCGTGGAGGCGCTCACGATGACCGGCAAGGAGCGCGGCTTCTACGAGTCCGGCCTGACCGGCCACATCGCCGGCACCGAGGAGCAGGTGGCGCACGAGCTGGAGACGGTGCTGAAGGAGACGGGCGCGCAGGAGATACTCGTCACGACCAGCACGTACGACCGTGAGGCCCTGCTGGACTCCTACCGGCGGCTGGCCGCGATCACCTCCGGTTAG
- a CDS encoding DNA polymerase beta superfamily protein yields the protein MTVPNVLLSGIVGSTAYGLARPGSDIDRLGLFAAPTGELHGLRRPKESHVSTAPDHTLHEAAKWCRLALGGNPTAMELVWLPDDLYEVRTPLGDELIGIRTAFLSARRVRDAYLGYATQQFRRLEARGDGSFSADTRKRTAKHARHLKRLCGQGLELYTTGRLTIRVENPDEYHAFGERVAADPSAALPLLRHYEAAFDAGPTALPDEPDEAPVEAWLHRVRAHFYPEAARSAVGA from the coding sequence GTGACCGTCCCCAACGTCCTGCTCTCCGGCATCGTCGGATCGACCGCCTATGGCCTCGCCCGCCCGGGTTCGGACATCGACCGCCTCGGCCTGTTCGCCGCGCCCACCGGAGAGCTGCACGGTCTGCGCCGGCCGAAGGAGTCGCACGTCAGCACCGCGCCGGACCACACCCTGCACGAGGCGGCCAAGTGGTGCCGGCTGGCCCTCGGCGGCAACCCGACCGCGATGGAGCTGGTGTGGCTCCCCGACGACCTGTACGAGGTGCGCACCCCGCTCGGCGACGAGCTCATCGGCATCCGTACGGCGTTCCTGAGCGCCCGGCGCGTGAGGGACGCCTATCTCGGGTACGCCACCCAGCAGTTCCGGCGGCTGGAGGCGCGCGGCGACGGTTCGTTCTCCGCCGACACCCGCAAGCGCACCGCGAAGCACGCCCGGCATCTCAAGCGGCTGTGCGGCCAGGGCCTGGAGCTGTACACCACCGGGCGGCTGACGATCCGTGTCGAGAACCCGGACGAGTACCACGCCTTCGGCGAGCGCGTCGCCGCCGACCCGTCGGCCGCGCTGCCTCTGCTCAGGCACTACGAGGCCGCCTTCGACGCGGGCCCCACAGCGCTGCCGGACGAGCCCGACGAGGCGCCGGTGGAGGCCTGGCTGCACCGGGTCCGGGCGCACTTCTACCCGGAGGCGGCCCGCTCAGCCGTCGGGGCGTAG
- the rpmF gene encoding 50S ribosomal protein L32, translating to MAVPKRKMSRSNTRHRRAQWKAATPTLVPVTVDGVRHLVPQNLVRAYERGLLRPDG from the coding sequence ATGGCTGTCCCCAAGCGGAAGATGTCCCGCAGCAACACCCGTCACCGCCGCGCCCAGTGGAAGGCGGCCACCCCGACGCTGGTCCCCGTCACCGTCGACGGCGTCCGTCACCTCGTCCCGCAGAACCTGGTCAGGGCCTACGAGCGCGGCCTGCTACGCCCCGACGGCTGA